In Desulfuromonas acetoxidans DSM 684, a genomic segment contains:
- a CDS encoding trigger factor, translating into MTVTMLQSSEEEALFKIEIDADTIENAITKEFVMVTEGENKEPQGLPLSNRAMMANHKELDRIAAQALNNILPSYYMGALKELDITPMSYPKIMPQETKLGEPCVVKIQVALEPKITLEEYEGLEVSYVPVVVTEDDVNQQMQGLRQQRGAADDDEKLLASLPFDSIEEFAAEIHTSLVSLAQEKSELNIKEAVVSKLIETNPCPLKDEAVDQQVALQIHQFRQKVGSKRFEEYLKSTHRTIEDVKKEVRPEAEVTVRRNLLLAAVAQTQALEVTEEDIKQTILQQENSIMDMALDFETRLKRMEETPGAKEQLIHSIRLKKATDYIVDKAILTEGEPVRILDEQTQGPQ; encoded by the coding sequence ATGACAGTGACGATGCTGCAATCCAGTGAAGAAGAAGCGCTTTTCAAAATCGAAATCGACGCCGATACCATCGAAAACGCCATCACAAAGGAGTTTGTGATGGTGACTGAGGGTGAAAATAAAGAACCTCAGGGATTGCCCTTAAGCAATCGGGCGATGATGGCTAATCACAAAGAGCTGGACAGAATCGCGGCCCAGGCTCTGAACAATATCCTGCCTTCCTACTATATGGGGGCTCTCAAAGAGCTCGATATCACGCCGATGTCTTACCCGAAGATTATGCCGCAGGAAACCAAACTGGGAGAACCCTGTGTTGTCAAAATTCAGGTTGCTCTGGAACCTAAAATCACCTTGGAAGAATACGAAGGCTTAGAGGTGAGCTATGTTCCGGTTGTAGTCACTGAAGACGATGTCAACCAGCAGATGCAGGGGCTGAGACAACAACGCGGAGCCGCCGATGACGATGAAAAACTGCTTGCAAGCCTGCCGTTCGATTCGATAGAGGAATTTGCTGCTGAAATCCACACTTCACTGGTGTCTCTGGCCCAAGAAAAGTCTGAACTCAACATCAAAGAAGCCGTGGTCAGCAAATTGATTGAAACAAACCCCTGTCCGCTCAAGGACGAGGCGGTTGACCAACAAGTTGCACTGCAAATTCACCAGTTCCGCCAGAAAGTTGGCAGTAAAAGGTTCGAAGAATACCTTAAGTCGACCCATCGGACCATTGAGGACGTTAAAAAAGAAGTTCGCCCTGAGGCTGAGGTCACGGTTCGAAGAAATCTTCTTCTGGCTGCCGTTGCGCAAACTCAGGCGCTGGAGGTTACGGAAGAGGACATCAAGCAAACGATTCTACAGCAAGAAAACTCGATCATGGATATGGCTCTGGATTTTGAAACGCGTCTCAAGCGCATGGAAGAGACACCCGGCGCTAAAGAGCAACTGATCCATTCCATTCGACTGAAAAAAGCCACGGATTACATTGTTGACAAAGCGATCCTTACCGAAGGGGAGCCTGTGCGTATTCTCGATGAACAGACGCAGGGCCCTCAGTAG
- a CDS encoding nitroreductase family protein, with protein MMPEFSVDKEKCTQCGLCAKDCVAHIIDMDSGWPRIPKEKEIGCRKCQHCLAICPSGAVSILGKSPSQSTLIQGAFPDPDQMEILIKGRRSVRHYVDENLDPELMQRLLDVACQAPTGGNVRQVQLSVIDDKHMMDKFRQHTYDVVEKLANDGKLPDKRKVFANFVFLWQKKHIDVLFRGAPHLLVASAPRNISSPVADCVIALSYFELFAQTLGVGTVWDGLARCAIDELLSGVRKKLGIPEDHLIGAAMAFGKPAVHYHCTVENDNSNIVRCPVFL; from the coding sequence ATGATGCCTGAATTTAGCGTCGACAAAGAAAAATGTACCCAATGCGGTCTTTGTGCAAAAGATTGCGTGGCTCATATCATTGATATGGATAGCGGTTGGCCTCGGATTCCAAAAGAGAAAGAAATTGGATGTCGCAAGTGTCAGCATTGCCTGGCGATCTGTCCGAGCGGAGCAGTCTCGATTCTCGGAAAGAGTCCAAGCCAGAGTACGCTGATACAAGGGGCATTCCCTGACCCTGACCAGATGGAAATTCTTATCAAGGGGCGTCGCTCGGTGCGTCACTATGTCGATGAGAACCTCGACCCCGAACTGATGCAGAGACTGCTTGATGTTGCCTGTCAGGCTCCGACGGGAGGTAATGTTCGACAGGTGCAACTCAGTGTTATTGACGATAAACACATGATGGATAAGTTTCGTCAGCACACCTATGATGTTGTCGAAAAACTGGCCAATGACGGGAAACTTCCTGACAAGCGCAAGGTGTTTGCCAACTTTGTTTTCCTCTGGCAAAAAAAACATATCGATGTGCTGTTTCGTGGGGCCCCTCATCTTCTCGTTGCTTCGGCCCCTCGAAATATTTCTTCGCCGGTTGCCGATTGTGTGATTGCGCTCTCCTATTTTGAGCTGTTTGCTCAGACCCTGGGAGTTGGGACGGTCTGGGATGGTTTGGCTCGTTGCGCCATTGACGAATTGTTGTCGGGTGTGCGAAAAAAACTCGGCATTCCCGAGGACCATCTGATTGGTGCTGCCATGGCCTTTGGCAAGCCGGCAGTTCACTATCATTGCACGGTCGAAAACGACAATTCCAACATTGTGCGTTGCCCGGTATTTCTCTGA
- a CDS encoding DUF169 domain-containing protein yields the protein MLSDKAKQMFARLKLEIPAVAVQYLPVKPQAVEHCDKTLAFCQYVKEAQDTGKTFYISKENDACYGKVALGMVPKPPVTACGQAGLDFGVYKSLSGCRKLYQQLPVLVPGAINYVVFAPVASCDFDPDLIVLFADIPQADIVMRATSYLSGDLWESKSTPVVSCSWMYAYPLISGKVNHITTGFYHGIKRRDIFKAGLRMISIPFNKIDEVVTALDEMDWTTIAFRTDEQSKAELQRRMDHWQEMAVEMGCSCDLS from the coding sequence ATGTTAAGTGACAAAGCGAAACAGATGTTTGCGCGACTCAAGCTGGAAATTCCCGCTGTCGCTGTGCAGTATCTGCCGGTCAAGCCACAAGCGGTTGAACACTGCGACAAGACGTTGGCCTTTTGTCAGTATGTCAAAGAAGCACAGGACACCGGCAAAACGTTTTATATTTCGAAAGAGAACGATGCCTGCTACGGGAAAGTCGCTTTGGGGATGGTTCCCAAACCACCTGTAACGGCCTGCGGCCAGGCCGGGTTGGATTTCGGTGTGTATAAAAGCCTTTCCGGTTGTCGTAAATTGTATCAACAATTGCCGGTTCTGGTGCCTGGCGCGATCAATTACGTCGTTTTTGCCCCGGTTGCCAGTTGTGACTTTGACCCGGATCTTATCGTGCTTTTTGCCGACATTCCACAAGCTGATATTGTCATGCGTGCGACCAGCTATCTTTCCGGTGATCTCTGGGAGTCGAAATCGACACCGGTGGTCAGTTGCAGTTGGATGTACGCGTATCCCCTGATCTCCGGCAAGGTGAATCACATTACAACCGGCTTTTACCATGGAATCAAGCGACGTGATATTTTTAAGGCGGGTCTGCGCATGATCTCCATCCCCTTTAATAAAATCGATGAAGTGGTGACCGCGTTGGACGAGATGGACTGGACAACGATTGCTTTTCGCACCGATGAACAAAGTAAAGCGGAGTTACAGCGACGCATGGACCACTGGCAGGAGATGGCCGTAGAGATGGGTTGCTCCTGCGATTTGAGCTGA
- a CDS encoding ABC transporter permease, with the protein MYNISTEQVAALPSQATVNPIARLLRFNLLMALMTAVFFSMIGLVLLALLGAASWGDLWTYLCSAQGLNTIVLSLKTSCGVVLLTLVFGLPVAYVLALKNFKGKALLEAILDLPIIMPPLVTGLCLLLLFNGNNLFGHLLHNAGIELLFTPTGIVLAQFFVAAPFFIKTARESIASIPSNLLAASATLNASDFYTFRRVILPLIRKGGCAGLAMSWARALGEFGATAMVAGSIPGRTETMTISIYMDAMSGELGQSISTALLLILFSFTLLFVLKLQAGRQHGY; encoded by the coding sequence ATGTACAACATTTCCACTGAACAGGTTGCTGCTCTACCGAGTCAGGCGACCGTTAACCCGATAGCACGATTGCTCCGTTTTAACCTGTTGATGGCTTTGATGACGGCTGTATTTTTCAGCATGATCGGCCTGGTGTTGCTGGCTCTTCTCGGCGCAGCGTCGTGGGGCGATCTTTGGACGTATCTTTGTTCGGCGCAGGGACTCAACACCATTGTGTTGAGTCTGAAGACGTCGTGCGGTGTTGTTCTTCTTACCCTGGTGTTTGGTTTGCCTGTGGCCTATGTTCTGGCCCTGAAAAACTTTAAAGGCAAAGCGCTGCTCGAAGCGATTCTTGATTTGCCGATTATTATGCCGCCGCTGGTGACCGGACTGTGCCTGTTGTTGCTGTTCAATGGCAACAACCTGTTTGGCCATCTTCTTCATAACGCAGGCATTGAGCTGTTGTTTACCCCAACCGGCATCGTTCTGGCGCAGTTTTTTGTGGCGGCGCCATTCTTTATCAAGACGGCTCGGGAAAGTATCGCCTCGATACCCAGTAATCTGCTGGCAGCCTCGGCAACGCTCAACGCCTCGGACTTCTATACCTTTCGGCGCGTGATTCTGCCGCTGATTCGTAAAGGGGGCTGTGCCGGGTTGGCAATGAGCTGGGCACGCGCTTTGGGCGAGTTCGGCGCCACGGCCATGGTGGCCGGCAGTATTCCGGGAAGAACAGAAACCATGACCATCTCCATCTACATGGATGCTATGAGTGGTGAGCTAGGCCAGTCGATCTCAACAGCACTGCTGCTGATTCTTTTCTCTTTTACGCTGCTGTTTGTCTTAAAGCTTCAAGCTGGACGTCAGCATGGCTATTGA
- a CDS encoding molybdopterin molybdotransferase MoeA, whose protein sequence is MMKDIAELPLPDAQRILIDAARPMATEVISTRSALGRVLAEDIVTPYAFPDTPRSAVDGYALNQVGLSNYQIVATLGAGQLPEQPLHAGQAAAVMTGATVPQGSIAVVRVEDVAVDGNLLTVQSEVKKKENINRIGEEMEAGVCILQAGTRLTPVNFSVLCCAGIAEVKVHCLPRVGILVTGDEVLQLGQTHKPGSVFDSNRHFLVSSLAQLGIECQVLGPVKDNEVTIRESLEQLSAQCDLVITSGGVSMGKYDFIRPLLQSSGYRMLVNRTKIKPGRPLMVASKDDTLFFGMPGYPTACLVNFFYFLLPAVKRMMGLNDVLPPTRKVRLADDLKGRKGRWDVLRMQVKGEPGDVLAYRAASQLTSHFMNMGMCDGLVLLGGECDGINSGTEVDLLDFALQF, encoded by the coding sequence ATGATGAAAGATATCGCTGAACTACCATTACCTGACGCTCAACGTATTCTGATCGATGCGGCGCGACCAATGGCCACAGAAGTGATCTCAACCCGGTCAGCGCTGGGGCGCGTTTTAGCAGAAGATATCGTCACGCCTTATGCTTTTCCCGACACCCCCAGAAGTGCCGTTGACGGTTATGCCCTCAACCAGGTGGGGTTAAGCAACTACCAGATTGTTGCCACCCTCGGGGCAGGGCAACTTCCTGAGCAACCGCTTCATGCCGGTCAGGCCGCCGCTGTTATGACCGGAGCGACCGTCCCGCAAGGCAGTATTGCCGTTGTTCGGGTGGAAGACGTTGCTGTGGATGGAAATCTGCTGACCGTTCAATCCGAGGTTAAAAAGAAAGAGAATATCAACCGTATTGGTGAAGAGATGGAGGCGGGCGTTTGTATCCTGCAAGCCGGTACCCGACTGACACCGGTTAATTTCAGTGTGCTGTGCTGTGCTGGAATTGCCGAAGTGAAAGTCCATTGCCTGCCTCGGGTCGGTATTCTGGTTACAGGTGACGAAGTTCTTCAACTGGGTCAGACCCACAAACCCGGAAGTGTTTTCGATAGTAATCGTCATTTTCTGGTCAGTAGTCTGGCTCAATTGGGCATCGAGTGTCAGGTTCTCGGCCCGGTCAAAGATAACGAAGTCACCATCCGTGAAAGTCTTGAACAGTTGTCCGCACAATGTGATCTGGTGATCACCTCCGGTGGTGTCTCCATGGGCAAGTACGATTTTATCCGTCCCTTGCTGCAATCGAGTGGTTACCGGATGTTGGTGAACCGCACCAAAATCAAACCCGGCCGACCTCTGATGGTGGCCAGTAAGGACGACACTCTGTTTTTCGGTATGCCGGGATATCCGACTGCTTGTCTGGTCAATTTCTTCTATTTTCTCCTGCCGGCAGTCAAGCGAATGATGGGGTTGAATGATGTGCTGCCGCCAACACGCAAAGTGCGACTGGCCGATGATCTCAAGGGGCGCAAGGGCCGCTGGGATGTCTTGCGGATGCAGGTGAAGGGTGAGCCGGGCGACGTGTTGGCGTATCGTGCAGCGAGCCAGTTGACCTCGCACTTTATGAATATGGGGATGTGCGATGGACTGGTGTTGCTCGGCGGAGAATGTGATGGAATCAATTCCGGAACCGAGGTTGATCTGCTCGATTTCGCATTGCAGTTTTAA
- a CDS encoding DMT family transporter, giving the protein MKGPSDGRRQRGGCVGKEGTERISANSYSLGLWLAVISAFGFSFKAILIKLAYALPQQVPVDAVTLLILRMLFALPFFLLLLRSSGHQGRNLNRKDLAVVIILGAVGYYGASLFDFLGLKYVSAGLERVVLFSFPLLTLFFDAIFSGRKIRSYEWLAVVICYCGIGLAFVHDMDVSGVQEEVWVGGGLVFLSALCYAFYLSGGRHLIARYGSSRFACLALVVSTAATLLHFAVSHPLSDLVQPWQIYLLAFIMGTFSTVMPVLTLAAAVRRIGSSPAALISSLGPVLTIFFSWLILDEAVSLLQMGGTLLVIGGIWLVGKKGRQAAD; this is encoded by the coding sequence GTGAAGGGACCGTCCGATGGCCGCCGGCAGCGGGGTGGTTGTGTCGGTAAAGAAGGCACTGAGCGAATAAGTGCCAATAGCTACAGCCTTGGACTCTGGTTGGCGGTTATCTCCGCGTTTGGTTTTTCCTTTAAGGCGATTCTGATCAAGCTGGCTTACGCGTTGCCGCAACAGGTACCTGTCGATGCCGTCACCCTGCTAATCTTGCGAATGCTTTTTGCGCTGCCTTTCTTCCTTTTGTTATTGAGGTCTTCAGGACATCAGGGGCGCAACTTAAACCGCAAGGATTTAGCTGTGGTCATTATTCTCGGGGCGGTTGGTTACTATGGCGCCAGTCTGTTTGATTTCTTGGGTTTAAAGTATGTTTCCGCCGGATTGGAACGGGTGGTTCTGTTCAGCTTTCCCCTGTTGACCCTGTTTTTTGATGCTATTTTCAGTGGTCGAAAGATCAGGAGCTATGAGTGGCTGGCGGTTGTGATCTGTTATTGCGGGATCGGTCTGGCATTTGTCCACGATATGGACGTCTCCGGTGTACAGGAGGAGGTTTGGGTTGGCGGTGGGCTGGTCTTTCTGTCGGCGCTCTGTTACGCATTTTATCTCTCCGGGGGGCGGCACCTGATTGCCAGGTACGGATCTTCCCGATTCGCCTGTTTAGCACTGGTTGTTTCCACGGCAGCAACTCTGCTTCATTTTGCCGTCAGCCACCCGCTAAGCGATCTGGTCCAGCCTTGGCAGATATACCTGCTGGCCTTTATCATGGGAACCTTTTCCACGGTGATGCCGGTTCTTACCCTGGCTGCTGCGGTTCGCCGTATCGGCAGTTCGCCTGCAGCGCTGATCAGTAGTCTCGGTCCGGTTCTGACGATCTTTTTCAGTTGGCTGATATTGGATGAAGCGGTTTCGTTGTTGCAGATGGGCGGGACGCTGCTGGTGATCGGTGGTATCTGGCTGGTTGGTAAAAAGGGGCGTCAAGCTGCTGATTGA
- a CDS encoding molybdopterin-binding protein: MNSVSLENAVGQVLGYDITEVNRKQHYKGVAFKRGHVVQDEDLDVLRRLGKNYIYVWEDMGNDVHEDAAARLLAPQIAGANIRYDEQPHEGKVSFYAESRGVFKVDHERLARINGLVVPSLPTIHNNFPVGKGKQVAAFRIIPLTCSRSMINRIEDLLREPLISVQPYRIKTASILVTGSEVYTGRIVDDFTPVLTKKLKNLGVEVTYATILPDVKEQISASIRAAAEDSEMILMTGGTSVDPDDVTVCAMKEAGVVFHEKGNPIQPGNNLTIGRAGNVPVCAVPAAALFFEKTALDIFLPRILTGENISREEISKSGHGGLCHFCPECRYPICPFGWGAA; encoded by the coding sequence ATGAATAGTGTGTCTCTGGAAAACGCGGTAGGACAGGTACTTGGGTATGACATCACCGAGGTTAATCGAAAGCAACACTATAAAGGCGTGGCTTTTAAACGCGGGCATGTCGTCCAAGATGAGGATTTGGATGTTTTGCGACGTCTGGGCAAGAATTACATCTATGTCTGGGAGGACATGGGAAATGATGTGCATGAGGATGCCGCAGCGCGATTGCTGGCGCCCCAGATTGCCGGTGCCAACATTCGTTACGATGAGCAGCCGCATGAAGGCAAAGTAAGTTTTTATGCTGAAAGCAGAGGGGTATTTAAAGTCGACCATGAGCGTTTAGCGCGAATCAATGGTCTGGTGGTCCCCTCGCTGCCCACCATCCATAACAACTTTCCGGTTGGTAAGGGGAAGCAGGTTGCGGCTTTCCGTATTATTCCGCTGACCTGTTCGCGGTCCATGATCAATCGTATTGAGGATCTGTTGCGTGAGCCGTTGATCTCTGTGCAGCCTTACCGCATCAAGACGGCGTCGATTCTGGTCACGGGAAGCGAAGTGTACACCGGTCGAATCGTTGATGACTTCACCCCGGTTTTGACGAAGAAACTCAAGAATTTGGGCGTTGAAGTGACCTATGCCACGATTCTGCCGGATGTGAAAGAACAGATCAGTGCCTCGATCAGAGCGGCTGCTGAAGATAGTGAGATGATTCTGATGACCGGCGGAACGTCAGTTGATCCGGATGATGTCACCGTCTGTGCCATGAAAGAAGCCGGGGTCGTTTTCCACGAAAAGGGCAACCCGATTCAGCCTGGGAACAACCTGACCATCGGCCGGGCCGGTAATGTTCCGGTCTGCGCCGTTCCTGCAGCGGCACTGTTTTTTGAAAAGACGGCTCTCGATATTTTTCTGCCGCGCATCTTGACCGGAGAAAACATCAGCCGCGAAGAGATTTCGAAATCCGGCCATGGTGGGTTGTGTCACTTCTGCCCTGAGTGCCGTTATCCAATCTGTCCGTTTGGCTGGGGGGCTGCATGA
- the moaC gene encoding cyclic pyranopterin monophosphate synthase MoaC — translation MSFNHFDTNGRAVMVDVSEKKKTMRTAIASAQVKMQQDILRTIIEGAASKGDVLGVARLAGIMASKKVPDMIPLSHPLAIHHASIEFDVNIDDGLITIRATVRAYERTGVEMEAMVSASLTALTIYDMCKGMDKSIEIRNTMLEYKDGGKSGVYQKQA, via the coding sequence ATGAGTTTTAATCATTTCGATACAAACGGCCGCGCCGTTATGGTTGATGTCAGCGAAAAAAAGAAAACCATGCGCACTGCAATTGCATCGGCACAGGTCAAAATGCAGCAGGACATTTTGCGCACCATCATTGAGGGCGCTGCCAGTAAAGGAGACGTACTCGGTGTTGCCCGCCTGGCTGGAATCATGGCGAGCAAAAAAGTGCCGGACATGATCCCGCTGTCTCACCCGCTGGCCATTCATCACGCGTCGATAGAGTTTGATGTCAACATCGATGACGGACTGATCACCATCAGGGCAACGGTAAGAGCGTATGAGCGCACCGGAGTGGAAATGGAAGCAATGGTCTCAGCTTCTTTGACCGCACTGACCATCTACGATATGTGCAAAGGGATGGATAAATCGATCGAAATACGCAACACCATGCTGGAGTATAAAGACGGCGGGAAAAGTGGCGTCTATCAAAAGCAGGCCTAG
- a CDS encoding Rossmann-like domain-containing protein → MFYAQLKEKFTTLVREDFLLGEKISISARILKNEEAIGNPTRQDYPLLKGKEFLMEACFRECRGQAFTDAPCEKISTLADIVALPLENTEQRALFIASLNAVMRYLKPELATVHCRNDEPEECAGEIIGQLQQQPVAKVGLVGLQPAILEQLATTFGAENVFCVDRDEQQRGCSKFGVPIKWGDEKETATLFEQSDLVLATGSTVVNGSLPGLLALADDNAVPICFFGTSIAGTAELMNLKRYCFEAA, encoded by the coding sequence ATGTTTTATGCACAACTCAAAGAGAAGTTTACCACCTTGGTTCGGGAAGATTTCCTCCTTGGTGAAAAAATCAGCATTTCTGCCCGAATTTTGAAAAATGAAGAAGCCATCGGCAACCCGACCCGTCAGGATTATCCACTGCTTAAAGGCAAGGAATTCCTGATGGAAGCCTGTTTCAGAGAGTGCCGTGGACAAGCTTTTACTGATGCCCCTTGCGAGAAAATTTCGACTCTGGCCGATATTGTCGCGTTGCCGCTGGAGAACACCGAACAACGCGCTCTTTTTATCGCCAGTCTCAACGCTGTGATGCGTTACCTGAAGCCGGAACTGGCGACCGTGCACTGCCGTAACGACGAGCCGGAAGAGTGTGCCGGTGAAATAATCGGCCAGTTGCAGCAACAGCCCGTTGCCAAGGTGGGTTTGGTCGGCTTGCAGCCGGCGATTCTTGAACAGCTTGCAACAACATTTGGTGCAGAGAATGTCTTTTGCGTAGACCGTGATGAACAACAGCGTGGCTGTAGTAAGTTCGGTGTGCCGATCAAGTGGGGTGATGAAAAAGAGACGGCAACGTTATTTGAGCAAAGTGATCTGGTGTTGGCGACGGGGTCGACCGTGGTCAACGGCTCTTTGCCCGGATTGCTTGCACTGGCGGATGACAACGCTGTTCCCATCTGTTTTTTCGGCACCAGTATTGCCGGAACTGCCGAGCTGATGAATTTGAAACGTTACTGCTTCGAGGCCGCTTAG
- a CDS encoding ABC transporter ATP-binding protein, protein MAIELQAISKKFGSQELFRDLSLHVEAGTFHVLVGPSGEGKSTLLSIIAGLQKPDSGEIYLNDICVTKKQPQKRDVGFVFQDYALFPHLNALENVEYGLKASGVNRLAAFNKAQHYLALVGLLEEQHKFPAMLSGGQKQRIALARALANEPGTLLLDEPLSHVDPESRSQLQLELKELQRKTGVTMLLVTHNMTEAAVLGHKVSFLRRGAIEKTVNIKAFV, encoded by the coding sequence ATGGCTATTGAACTTCAGGCGATCAGTAAAAAATTCGGTTCCCAGGAACTGTTTCGTGACCTGTCGTTACATGTTGAAGCCGGAACCTTCCATGTGCTGGTCGGACCCAGCGGTGAAGGGAAAAGTACCTTACTTTCGATTATTGCCGGGCTGCAGAAACCGGATTCCGGCGAAATTTATCTCAACGATATCTGTGTCACAAAAAAACAGCCGCAAAAGCGCGATGTGGGCTTTGTGTTTCAGGATTATGCGCTGTTTCCTCACTTGAACGCATTGGAGAATGTTGAGTATGGTCTCAAGGCCAGCGGTGTGAACAGGCTGGCTGCCTTCAATAAAGCGCAGCACTACCTGGCGCTGGTCGGCTTGCTGGAAGAACAGCATAAATTCCCGGCGATGCTCAGTGGCGGCCAGAAACAGCGTATTGCCCTGGCACGGGCACTGGCCAATGAACCCGGAACATTACTGCTCGACGAACCTTTAAGCCATGTGGACCCGGAAAGCCGCTCACAATTGCAACTTGAGCTCAAGGAGTTGCAGAGAAAAACCGGTGTGACCATGTTGCTGGTGACCCACAATATGACCGAAGCGGCGGTTTTGGGCCACAAGGTTTCTTTTTTGCGCCGCGGAGCCATAGAAAAAACCGTCAACATAAAAGCTTTTGTCTGA
- a CDS encoding molybdenum cofactor biosynthesis protein MoaE, protein MDISKTIAQMKQDPDFAPNVGMVLVHNGVVRGWSRKDGSDIEQIDIRCDQAKAEEICRQVEQMPGIYKIAMEARSGRMKPGDDVLFLVVAGDIRENVKPALAILLDRIKAEAVTKKEYFGEDVA, encoded by the coding sequence ATGGATATTTCAAAAACAATTGCACAGATGAAACAGGATCCGGACTTTGCCCCGAATGTCGGTATGGTCTTGGTTCACAATGGCGTGGTACGTGGATGGTCGCGCAAAGACGGCAGCGATATTGAACAGATTGATATACGTTGTGATCAGGCCAAAGCTGAAGAGATTTGTCGCCAGGTCGAACAGATGCCCGGCATTTATAAAATCGCCATGGAAGCACGTTCCGGACGGATGAAACCCGGGGATGATGTGTTATTTCTGGTTGTTGCCGGAGACATCCGCGAAAATGTCAAACCAGCACTGGCTATCCTGTTGGACCGGATCAAAGCAGAAGCCGTCACCAAAAAAGAATATTTCGGCGAGGATGTCGCATGA
- the modA gene encoding molybdate ABC transporter substrate-binding protein — protein sequence MKKIYLILIFVLVANSGFAAELLVFSGAGMRVPMQELGKKFSDETGIDVAFDFDGSGRLGSKMLLGVKPDLFIPGSNKWAQRLKKEGLAEECVAIAYHIPVIITPKGSHKVQSLSDLTLPSVKLALGDLKAAAIGRNNKRLFEKVGLDPAAMNIVARGINVKQLVSWVETGSVDASIVWAADAFQSGQVETIAIPPDVNQIDTIPFCRLKSPGHPVEANLFWQYMLVEAPAVFSRHGFKAIKP from the coding sequence ATGAAAAAAATTTACCTGATCCTTATTTTTGTTCTGGTTGCGAACAGCGGATTTGCCGCTGAGTTGTTGGTTTTTTCCGGTGCCGGAATGCGTGTGCCGATGCAGGAGCTGGGCAAGAAGTTCAGTGACGAAACCGGTATTGATGTGGCGTTCGATTTTGACGGCTCAGGACGGCTCGGCAGCAAAATGTTGCTGGGGGTTAAGCCTGATCTGTTTATTCCCGGATCGAACAAGTGGGCACAGAGGCTGAAAAAAGAGGGGTTGGCTGAAGAATGTGTCGCCATTGCCTATCACATCCCGGTCATTATCACACCCAAAGGGAGCCACAAGGTTCAAAGCCTCAGTGACCTGACCCTGCCATCGGTCAAGCTTGCTTTGGGCGACCTTAAGGCAGCGGCAATCGGTCGCAACAATAAGCGCTTATTCGAAAAGGTCGGTCTTGACCCGGCCGCGATGAACATCGTTGCTCGTGGCATCAACGTCAAGCAGTTGGTGAGCTGGGTCGAAACCGGCAGTGTCGATGCGTCTATTGTTTGGGCCGCCGATGCCTTCCAATCCGGTCAGGTTGAAACGATCGCGATTCCTCCGGATGTTAACCAGATCGATACCATCCCGTTCTGCCGATTGAAGAGTCCTGGACATCCCGTGGAGGCGAACCTGTTCTGGCAGTATATGCTCGTTGAAGCACCGGCAGTCTTTTCCAGGCACGGGTTTAAAGCCATTAAACCTTAA